The Nitrosomonas cryotolerans ATCC 49181 genome includes a window with the following:
- the nudF gene encoding ADP-ribose diphosphatase, protein MIKRNVEVLEKTICYEGFFRLERYCLRYRLFNGDWSQAVVRELFERGHAAAVLPYDPFRDEVILIEQFRIGAMTEPNGPWLMEIVAGIVEAGETGIDVVKRESIEEAACTIVTLIPVYDYLVSPGGTTERVALFCGKVDTTQAGGVYGVAEENEDIRVHVMTVDAALALLNAGKIRSASAIIALQWLALNRNHVRMLWST, encoded by the coding sequence ATGATCAAGAGAAATGTAGAAGTGCTTGAAAAAACGATCTGCTATGAAGGTTTTTTTCGCTTGGAACGTTATTGCTTACGTTATCGCTTGTTCAATGGTGATTGGAGCCAAGCGGTCGTACGTGAATTATTTGAACGAGGGCACGCTGCGGCCGTGTTGCCGTATGACCCGTTCAGAGATGAGGTGATCTTGATCGAACAATTCCGGATTGGTGCCATGACGGAACCGAATGGGCCATGGCTAATGGAAATCGTGGCGGGTATTGTTGAAGCAGGTGAAACGGGCATTGATGTAGTTAAACGGGAAAGCATTGAAGAAGCCGCCTGTACTATTGTAACGCTGATTCCTGTATATGATTATCTGGTGAGTCCTGGTGGTACAACAGAGCGCGTTGCTTTATTTTGTGGCAAGGTAGATACTACCCAAGCAGGTGGTGTGTATGGTGTAGCAGAGGAAAACGAAGATATCAGAGTGCATGTTATGACCGTGGACGCAGCCTTAGCGCTGCTCAACGCGGGTAAGATCAGATCGGCCAGCGCCATTATCGCACTGCAGTGGTTAGCTTTAAATCGGAATCATGTTCGTATGTTATGGTCAACATAA
- a CDS encoding NfeD family protein has protein sequence MWRCIHHRILRYHVIILLVIFCWPLVLFAQGGGHALWLSIDGAIGPASHDYLERGFHKAAEKNAQMIIIQMDTPGGLDASMRGIIQDIIASPIPVITFVSPGGARAASAGTYILYASHIAAMAPATNLGAATPVQITGFPGSDSFDEQPEGAHDQESARQDHLTNKIINDAVAYIRGLAQMRGRNAEWAEMAVRQAASLTAEEAIGEGVIDLIATDISDLLSKIDGRTVNVLGQEKVLSTQHITVQRFKQDWRTRLLSVITDPNVAYILMLIGIYALIFEFSNPGALLPGVVGAVCLLLALFAFQVLPINYAGLALILLGIAFMLGEVFVPSFGALGIGGIIAFAIGSVMLLDTGVPGYGVSVPLIVSFALLSAGFFMLVLGMAIKSRQRPVVSGIEALMERVGEATEDFDQQGWVRIHGELWKARTNSPLKRGQKVRVTTLDGLILIVEPATDHLKES, from the coding sequence ATGTGGCGCTGCATACATCATCGAATACTGCGATATCACGTTATTATTCTCTTGGTCATTTTCTGTTGGCCTCTTGTATTGTTTGCACAGGGCGGAGGTCATGCCTTGTGGTTAAGTATTGATGGTGCAATTGGACCAGCCAGTCATGATTATTTAGAACGCGGTTTTCATAAAGCGGCTGAGAAAAATGCCCAAATGATTATCATCCAGATGGATACGCCCGGTGGTCTGGATGCATCAATGCGTGGAATCATCCAAGATATTATCGCTTCACCCATCCCTGTTATTACCTTTGTGTCACCTGGCGGTGCCCGTGCCGCGAGTGCCGGGACTTATATTCTTTATGCCAGCCATATTGCGGCAATGGCTCCCGCGACTAATCTGGGTGCTGCAACACCGGTTCAGATCACGGGCTTTCCTGGGAGCGATTCATTTGATGAACAGCCGGAAGGAGCTCATGATCAGGAATCAGCTCGACAGGATCACCTGACAAATAAGATCATCAATGATGCGGTCGCTTACATCCGTGGACTGGCGCAGATGCGGGGACGTAATGCGGAATGGGCTGAAATGGCTGTCAGGCAGGCTGCCAGTCTGACAGCGGAAGAGGCGATAGGAGAGGGGGTGATCGATCTGATCGCAACCGATATTTCGGATCTATTGTCCAAAATTGATGGGCGGACAGTTAATGTACTGGGGCAAGAAAAAGTGTTGTCAACCCAGCATATTACAGTGCAACGTTTTAAGCAGGATTGGCGCACACGTCTATTATCCGTGATTACGGATCCTAATGTGGCTTACATTCTGATGCTGATCGGAATCTATGCTTTAATTTTTGAGTTTTCTAATCCAGGGGCGCTATTACCCGGTGTTGTTGGCGCTGTTTGCTTGCTGTTGGCTCTGTTTGCTTTCCAGGTGTTGCCCATTAACTATGCAGGATTGGCGCTGATATTACTGGGTATTGCTTTTATGTTGGGTGAAGTATTTGTGCCGAGTTTTGGAGCGCTGGGTATTGGTGGCATCATTGCTTTTGCTATTGGATCTGTCATGTTGCTGGATACGGGTGTGCCGGGTTATGGTGTTTCTGTACCACTGATTGTTTCATTTGCATTACTGAGTGCAGGATTTTTTATGCTAGTGTTGGGAATGGCCATAAAATCACGACAGCGCCCGGTAGTCAGTGGTATAGAGGCGCTTATGGAACGCGTCGGCGAAGCTACTGAAGATTTTGATCAGCAAGGCTGGGTTAGAATTCATGGCGAACTATGGAAAGCACGGACGAATAGCCCGCTTAAACGAGGACAGAAAGTGCGAGTAACGACATTAGATGGCTTGATTTTAATAGTGGAACCCGCTACGGATCATTTAAAGGAGAGTTAA
- a CDS encoding slipin family protein, giving the protein MTIIFSMLIIIIIFLASAFKVLREYERGVVFQLGRFWKVKGPGLVIVIPIIQTMVRVDLRTIVMDVPSQDVISRDNVSVKVNAVLYFRVIDPEKAIIQVENFDIATSQLAQTTLRSVLGQHELDEMLASRDKLNQDIQKILDEQTDAWGIKVANVEIKHVDLNENMIRAIAKQAEAERERRAKIIHAEGELQASQHLLEASQVLAKQPQALQLRYLQTLTEIAGEKNSTIVFPLPMEMVASLQTILKKQADK; this is encoded by the coding sequence ATGACGATCATTTTTTCTATGCTAATCATTATTATTATCTTTTTAGCTAGTGCTTTCAAGGTACTGCGCGAGTATGAGCGTGGTGTCGTGTTTCAGCTGGGGCGTTTCTGGAAGGTTAAGGGCCCGGGGCTCGTTATTGTCATTCCGATAATTCAGACCATGGTGCGCGTTGATTTGCGGACCATTGTCATGGATGTGCCAAGTCAGGATGTTATTTCACGGGATAACGTTTCGGTGAAAGTCAACGCTGTGCTTTATTTCCGGGTTATTGATCCTGAAAAGGCAATTATACAGGTCGAAAATTTTGATATTGCGACTAGCCAGTTAGCACAAACCACATTGCGTTCTGTACTCGGTCAGCACGAACTGGATGAAATGCTGGCCAGCCGTGATAAACTTAATCAGGATATCCAAAAAATTCTGGATGAGCAGACAGACGCGTGGGGTATCAAGGTAGCCAATGTTGAGATAAAACACGTTGATCTCAATGAAAATATGATCCGAGCCATTGCAAAACAGGCAGAAGCCGAGCGGGAGCGGCGTGCAAAAATTATTCATGCCGAAGGTGAATTGCAGGCCTCACAACATTTATTAGAAGCATCGCAGGTATTAGCCAAGCAACCTCAGGCATTACAGTTACGTTATCTGCAAACGCTGACGGAGATTGCGGGTGAGAAAAATTCTACGATTGTTTTTCCGTTACCCATGGAAATGGTAGCATCTCTTCAGACAATTCTTAAAAAACAGGCAGATAAATAG
- a CDS encoding prephenate dehydrogenase: MFNKLVIIGVGLIGGSFALALRQAGLVKQIVGIGRSQANMQRALDLGVIDEIAHHPALAMQDADAVLLAMPVGQTADIMAKIAPYLQPETVITDAGSTKQDVIAAARTYLDKHLKNFVPSHPIAGAEHSGVNAAQANLFHNKHLIITPLEETSDTALARVTALWQGCGAQVSEMQADEHDRLLAATSHLPHLLAFTFMNYLCTNIGNDPDQLLRFAGSGLRDFTRIAGSSPEMWHDICFSNRETLLTQIDAYQHTLSSLQKMLEDSNGPALKDLFSEAREARRNWFKDKI, translated from the coding sequence ATGTTTAATAAGCTGGTCATTATCGGCGTGGGTCTGATCGGGGGTTCTTTTGCACTCGCGCTACGTCAGGCTGGCTTAGTTAAACAGATCGTTGGTATCGGCCGCAGCCAAGCGAATATGCAACGTGCGCTTGATCTGGGAGTCATAGATGAAATTGCTCATCATCCCGCACTGGCCATGCAAGATGCGGATGCTGTTCTACTAGCCATGCCCGTAGGACAAACTGCCGATATCATGGCAAAAATCGCACCCTATCTTCAACCCGAAACCGTTATAACCGATGCAGGCAGCACCAAGCAAGATGTCATTGCTGCCGCACGTACCTATCTCGACAAGCACTTAAAGAACTTTGTCCCCAGCCATCCCATTGCCGGTGCAGAACACAGTGGCGTCAATGCCGCACAAGCCAACTTGTTTCATAATAAACATTTAATCATCACCCCACTGGAAGAGACCAGCGATACTGCTTTAGCTCGGGTTACAGCGCTGTGGCAAGGTTGCGGCGCTCAGGTTTCAGAAATGCAGGCGGATGAACATGACAGGCTGCTTGCTGCGACCAGCCACCTCCCCCATCTGTTGGCATTCACTTTCATGAATTATCTTTGTACCAATATTGGAAACGATCCAGATCAACTGCTCCGTTTTGCAGGCAGCGGCCTGCGAGATTTCACCCGCATTGCCGGCAGTTCTCCAGAAATGTGGCATGATATCTGCTTTTCCAATCGTGAAACATTACTCACACAAATTGATGCTTATCAGCATACATTATCATCTTTACAGAAAATGCTGGAGGATAGTAACGGACCTGCATTGAAGGATTTGTTTTCTGAGGCACGGGAAGCACGAAGAAACTGGTTCAAGGATAAAATCTGA
- the aroF gene encoding 3-deoxy-7-phosphoheptulonate synthase: MIIIMNKDATEEQIGTITKKLQDFGHGVNISRGTSRIVIGAIGDESKLAPELFDSLPGVEYSMHIVKQYKIVSRESQTTDSVIDVSGIPIGGQQIQVIGGPCSVETQEQMDLSAQFVAAAECRLMRGGAFKPRTSPYTFQGKGKDGLTIFRRAASKYNLPIVTELMDVRMLDTFLEHDVDIIQIGTRNMQNFDLLKEVGRISKPVILKRGLSATISEWLMAAEYIAAGGNHNIIFCERGIRTFETAYRNVMDVTCIPVLKRETHLPVIVDPSHAGGKSWMVPALARAAIAAGADGLLIEMHPNPCEAWCDADQALNPQELKDLMASLKGIAGVIGRTI; encoded by the coding sequence TTGATCATCATAATGAATAAGGATGCTACCGAGGAGCAAATCGGTACGATTACAAAAAAACTGCAGGATTTTGGACATGGAGTCAATATCTCACGCGGCACCAGCCGTATCGTGATTGGCGCTATTGGTGATGAAAGCAAGCTTGCTCCCGAACTATTCGATTCCTTACCGGGCGTTGAATATTCCATGCACATCGTCAAACAATACAAAATCGTATCGCGTGAATCACAGACAACGGACTCAGTCATTGATGTCAGCGGTATCCCAATCGGTGGCCAACAAATCCAGGTCATCGGTGGTCCCTGTTCGGTAGAAACACAGGAGCAAATGGACTTATCCGCACAATTTGTCGCTGCCGCAGAATGCCGTTTAATGCGAGGTGGAGCCTTCAAACCCCGTACCAGCCCTTATACCTTCCAGGGAAAAGGCAAAGATGGACTAACAATATTTCGCCGGGCTGCAAGCAAGTATAACCTTCCCATTGTCACTGAATTAATGGATGTTCGCATGCTGGACACATTTCTCGAACACGATGTGGATATCATACAGATTGGCACCCGCAACATGCAAAACTTTGATTTGTTGAAAGAAGTGGGGCGCATTAGTAAACCAGTTATACTCAAGCGCGGCTTGTCAGCAACAATTTCTGAATGGTTAATGGCCGCAGAATATATTGCCGCCGGTGGCAACCACAATATTATCTTCTGTGAGCGTGGTATTCGTACTTTTGAAACCGCTTATCGCAATGTCATGGATGTGACCTGCATTCCAGTCCTGAAACGAGAAACACATCTGCCTGTTATCGTTGATCCTTCCCATGCTGGTGGTAAGTCATGGATGGTTCCTGCATTAGCGCGTGCTGCTATTGCGGCAGGTGCCGATGGCCTCTTAATAGAAATGCACCCCAATCCATGTGAAGCCTGGTGCGATGCGGATCAGGCACTCAACCCGCAGGAACTTAAAGACCTCATGGCATCCCTGAAGGGAATTGCGGGAGTCATCGGACGAACCATATAA